The DNA sequence GTTGTGCACCGCTTGCAGCAGCTGTTCGCCGAAATGCTTGCCCTGAAATTGTGGATGCACGCCGAGCAGCGGCAGCATGTGCACCGAGTCGGTCGGCACGCAGGCCTCGACGGCGGCGTGGTACTCCAGATAACGCCGGGTGCAGCGGAAACCGGTGCTCAGCACCATGCGCAAACGCCAGGCCCAACTTTCGGTAACACCCAGACGCCGTTGCGGCGGCGCGATCAGGGCGATGCCGATCAAGCGGTCGTTGACCAACAGGCCGATGGCCGGCAAATCCTGCAAAAAATGCTGTTTGACCAGCTCCCGCACCGTGGCGCGTACCCGCTGCTCGTAACCCGGACGCTCGGCTTCGAACAGGTAAGCGAAGGTCGGCTCGTGGCGATAAGCCTGATAAAGAAGGGATCGCGCTTCCCGGGAATAACCGCGGTCGAGCATATGAATGTCGGCGATGGCGGTTTGGGTTTCAGGCATGACGGTGATTCTCCCCGGGGCGCGCTCGGATGGCGGCGCTCTTGTTGGTACGAACCTTTTGGTGATGGCACAGTTCCCCACAGGTATAGACTAACCAGAGATTTTCATCGACTGGTCGGGCCTCATCGCTGGCAAGCCAGGCTCCCACAGGTATTTTTTGCGTACACGGATTTTGTGGACGAACGAGATACTGTGGGAGCCTGGCTTGCCAGCGATGGGGCCATTAGGGGCCGCGCACATCTGACAGACCTGAATGAATCTGCTTACCCCACGCTGGCCCAGATCCTACATGTCAGCTAGCATCGCCCTTTTGCCAGGACTGCCGACCATGAAGATCGTTTCCTTCAACATCAACGGACTGCGGGCCCGCCCGCATCAGCTGGCGGCGCTGATCGAAAAGCATCAGCCGGACGTCATCGGCCTGCAGGAAACCAAGGTCCACGACGACCAGTTCCCGCTGGAAGAAGTACGTGCCCTGGGTTATCACGTGTATTTCCACGGCCAGAAAGGCCATTACGGCGTCGCCCTGCTTTCGCGCCAGGAACCGATTGCCGTGCACAAAGGCTTCGCCACCGATGAAGAAGACGCTCAGCGGCGCTTCATCTGGGGCACCTTCGCTGATGCCAACGGTACTCCGGTGACGATCATGAACGGCTACTTCCCACAGGGTGAAAGCCGCGACCATCCGACCAAATTCCCGGCCAAGCAACGCTTCTACAGTGATTTGCAAGCCCTGCTGGAAAGCCAGTTCAACAATGAACAGCCGCTGGTGGTGATGGGCGATGTGAACATTTCCCCGGAAGACTGCGACATCGGCATCGGCCCGGACAACATGAAGCGCTGGCTGAAAACCGGCAAATGCAGCTTCCTGCCGGAGGAGCGCGAGTGGATGGCCCGCCTGAAAAACTGGGGCCTGACCGACAGCTACCGTCACCTGAACCCGGACGTGACCGACATGTTCAGCTGGTTCGACTACCGCAGTCGCGGGTTTGAAGACGAGCCGAAGCGTGGTTTGCGCATTGATGTGATTCTGGCATCCCACGGTTTGCTGCCACGGGTGAAAGCCGCCGGTGTCGACTATGAACTGCGCGGGATGGAAAAGCCTTCGGACCATGCGCCGATCTGGCTGGAATTGAGCTGAGATCCTGTGGGAGCGAGCTTGCTCCCACATTGACTCAGCTGTCATGTATTGGTCATGCGCCTGACTTAATCTCCCCGGCAATCCCCTTGGCTGCAATCGGTGCCGGCATGACCCTGCGTGTTCTGTTCGTCTTTCTCCTGAGCGCCTGGCTGCAGGTTGCGACCGCGGCATTGCCCATTCCCGAGAACGGCCCGGTATTGCGCATCCAGGGTTCCAACACCATTGGCGCGGCGCTCGGCCCGGCGCTGGTGGAAGGTCTGTTGCAAGACCAAGGACTGTTGAAAGTCCACAGCGAAACCCCGGACACCGCCAACGAACAACGGGTCGTCGGCCTGACGGCTCAAGGCCAGAGAGTCGTGGTGGAAATCGCCGCCCACGGTTCCAGCACCGGTTTCACGGCACTGAAAAGCAACAGCGCCGATCTGGCCGCGTCTTCGCGCCCGATCAAGGACAGCGAACTCGCCAGCCTGCAATCCCTCGGTGACCTGAAAAGCCCCGGTGCCGAGCAAGTCATCGCCATCGATGGCCTGGCGATCATCCTTCATCCCGACAATCCGCTGAATCAATTGAACACCGAACAACTGGCGCGGATCTTCAGCGGGGAGGCGAAGACGTGGGAAGACGTCGGCGGCAAGGGTGGGACGATCCATTTATATGCGCGGGATGATCAGTCCGGCACCTACGACACCTTCAAGGAACTTGTCCTTAGCCGTCGTGGGAAAACCCTGAACAGTTCGGCGAAACGCTTCGAATCCAGCGAGCAATTGTCCGACGCCGTGAGCGCCGATCCACAAGGCATTGGCTTTATCGGCCTGCCCTATGTGCGTCAGGCCAAAGCCGTGGCGATTGTCGACGGGCAGTCCTTGGCGATGTTGCCGCTGGCCAGTTTGATCGCCACCGAAGACTATCCACTCTCTCGGCGCTTGTTTTTCTATTTACCGCCCGACAATCAGAATCCGTGGGCGCAAGCTCTGGTGGACTTTGCGCAGAGCCGTCAGGGCCAGGCGATTGTCGCGGCCAACGGTTTTATCGCCCAGACCGTGCAGGCCATCGCCGTCACGCCGAATGCGCTGATGCCCGAGGGTTATCAATCCCTCAGCCGCCATGCCCAGCGCCTGACCGTGAACTTCCGTTTCGAAGAA is a window from the Pseudomonas gozinkensis genome containing:
- a CDS encoding GNAT family N-acetyltransferase produces the protein MPETQTAIADIHMLDRGYSREARSLLYQAYRHEPTFAYLFEAERPGYEQRVRATVRELVKQHFLQDLPAIGLLVNDRLIGIALIAPPQRRLGVTESWAWRLRMVLSTGFRCTRRYLEYHAAVEACVPTDSVHMLPLLGVHPQFQGKHFGEQLLQAVHNWCAVDESSQGVILDTGNPRYLEFYKRQGYEEIGEVAVGPVREHVFFHANPQVLQTATG
- a CDS encoding substrate-binding domain-containing protein, whose protein sequence is MTLRVLFVFLLSAWLQVATAALPIPENGPVLRIQGSNTIGAALGPALVEGLLQDQGLLKVHSETPDTANEQRVVGLTAQGQRVVVEIAAHGSSTGFTALKSNSADLAASSRPIKDSELASLQSLGDLKSPGAEQVIAIDGLAIILHPDNPLNQLNTEQLARIFSGEAKTWEDVGGKGGTIHLYARDDQSGTYDTFKELVLSRRGKTLNSSAKRFESSEQLSDAVSADPQGIGFIGLPYVRQAKAVAIVDGQSLAMLPLASLIATEDYPLSRRLFFYLPPDNQNPWAQALVDFAQSRQGQAIVAANGFIAQTVQAIAVTPNALMPEGYQSLSRHAQRLTVNFRFEEGSASLDNKARQDLARVFDYIKHHDKTDRAVTLVGFGDAKDDPARADLLSKLRAMAVRRELVKNGVVLREVRGFGALMPVATNSGDEGRIKNRRVEVWVY
- the xthA gene encoding exodeoxyribonuclease III, translated to MKIVSFNINGLRARPHQLAALIEKHQPDVIGLQETKVHDDQFPLEEVRALGYHVYFHGQKGHYGVALLSRQEPIAVHKGFATDEEDAQRRFIWGTFADANGTPVTIMNGYFPQGESRDHPTKFPAKQRFYSDLQALLESQFNNEQPLVVMGDVNISPEDCDIGIGPDNMKRWLKTGKCSFLPEEREWMARLKNWGLTDSYRHLNPDVTDMFSWFDYRSRGFEDEPKRGLRIDVILASHGLLPRVKAAGVDYELRGMEKPSDHAPIWLELS